One window from the genome of [Clostridium] celerecrescens 18A encodes:
- the yyaC gene encoding spore protease YyaC → MKLWERIAIRGNRDVFYYDTKQVFQAEEFASRLYDMIRMEQENGKVAGVLFLCIGTDRSTGDSLGPLIGYKLKEKELEYLEILGTLERPVHAMNLDTYQTILKLRYPNHVVVAVDASVGSMEHIGYVTLGKGALKPGLGVSKELRAVGDIFITGIVGSCGNYDPLMLQSIRLSVVMRMADCISYSIYLVEKLWENTALL, encoded by the coding sequence ATGAAATTATGGGAAAGAATTGCGATCCGCGGAAACCGGGACGTTTTTTATTATGATACAAAGCAGGTATTCCAGGCAGAGGAGTTTGCTTCCAGGCTTTACGACATGATACGAATGGAGCAGGAAAACGGAAAGGTGGCAGGAGTGCTGTTTTTGTGCATTGGAACCGACCGCTCTACGGGAGACAGTCTTGGACCGCTCATTGGCTATAAGCTGAAGGAAAAGGAGCTGGAATATTTAGAAATTCTGGGAACACTGGAACGTCCGGTCCATGCCATGAATCTGGATACTTACCAGACCATTTTAAAGCTTCGTTATCCGAATCATGTAGTGGTGGCAGTGGATGCTTCTGTCGGGAGTATGGAGCATATCGGCTATGTAACACTGGGAAAAGGAGCGTTAAAGCCAGGCCTTGGTGTCAGCAAGGAGCTTCGTGCCGTAGGAGATATTTTTATTACCGGGATCGTAGGGAGCTGTGGAAATTATGACCCTCTGATGCTGCAGAGCATCCGGCTTTCCGTTGTTATGCGCATGGCTGACTGCATCAGCTATAGTATTTATCTTGTCGAAAAGTTATGGGAAAACACTGCCCTGCTTTGA
- a CDS encoding glycoside hydrolase family 2 TIM barrel-domain containing protein produces MIRRTKKRWEDQALGHIGRREARTEFYKDSASRINLNGEWRFLYLEAPELSPEGFMNKGTETDWDMIDVPSVWQLRGYDRMHYTDVLYLFPINPPFVPSENPTGIYKKTVHINREWVQNDTILKFHGVDSAFDVWINGTHAGYSKVSRLPSEFDITAYIQEGENDITVRVYKWSDGTYLEDQDMWWLSGIYRDVELINEPKDGIIDCTVDGDLDSSYINGILRAEITTKQETCDGTWRLERAGKAVTSGTFQAKEGKAHVKELISGADLWTAETPDLYDLTVSVGNQNIVVRVGFRKVEIKDNNFMVNNQVILLNGVNHHDFHPKEGRCVTQEQMEADILLMKQHNINALRCSHYPANGFLYDLCDEYGLYVIDEADLECHGFEWVERYDWITNDPSWKEAYVDRSVRMVKRDRNHPCIIMWSMGNESSFGCNFRSAAEAVKELDATRLLHYEGDYEAEVTDVYSTMYTRLKRLKEIGESDFKGNKPHVMCEYGHAMGNGPGGLKVYQEMYRKYKRLQGGFLWEWYDHGILTEDEKESYYRYGGNYGDFPTNGNFCIDGLLMPDRTPSPAMLEYKQVIAPVEITRIGAGRQILVRNYYDFLTLGHVSLRWEIQTEEHIIQEGCISHMTALPHEAEKVTIPFLPFMPEANTDYYLNITVCQKEDTNFAKAGHEISKVQFPLDISCDVLVEHPKGEPLNVSETADILQVGNGAVTVTFHKIFGKLLSVSADDEEYLSEGPVMSVYRATIDNDMYKKEDWLNKYFIQKSSEQTEYFTYETGADKVVVSIGKYFGCLNQSWGFECDYEYTIYSCGQVKVNLQGKAIQRGKLEPSFLPRIGVVMKGNRSLQKAVWYGLGPGENYSDSKAASTMRIYSSSVDEMGTNYVFPQENGHREEVKWFGIGDGNKSLLCKMEAPLGLNLANYTDESLEEAKHPFQIQPADHVEIHLDYLQSGLGSNSCGEEQMEEFKGKLQDFSMAFVLQVVDDREIKKEAKKRYLD; encoded by the coding sequence ATGATAAGGCGAACAAAAAAGAGATGGGAAGACCAGGCCCTGGGACATATTGGAAGAAGGGAAGCCCGTACAGAATTTTATAAAGATTCTGCTTCCAGAATTAATTTAAATGGAGAGTGGAGATTCCTCTATTTGGAAGCGCCGGAATTGTCCCCGGAAGGATTTATGAATAAAGGAACAGAAACAGACTGGGATATGATTGATGTGCCTTCTGTGTGGCAGTTAAGAGGATATGACCGGATGCACTATACGGATGTATTATATTTGTTTCCGATCAATCCGCCTTTTGTACCTTCAGAAAATCCCACTGGAATTTATAAAAAAACAGTCCACATCAACAGGGAGTGGGTTCAGAATGATACTATATTAAAATTTCACGGTGTGGACAGTGCATTTGATGTATGGATCAATGGAACACATGCAGGATACAGCAAGGTCAGCCGTCTTCCAAGTGAATTCGATATTACTGCTTATATTCAGGAAGGGGAAAATGACATTACAGTACGGGTCTATAAATGGTCGGATGGAACGTATTTGGAAGACCAGGATATGTGGTGGCTTTCCGGTATTTATCGGGATGTGGAATTAATCAATGAACCGAAAGACGGTATTATTGATTGTACCGTGGATGGAGATTTGGACAGCTCTTATATAAATGGGATCTTAAGAGCAGAGATAACCACAAAGCAGGAAACATGTGATGGTACATGGAGATTAGAAAGGGCTGGAAAGGCAGTTACCAGCGGAACCTTTCAGGCAAAAGAGGGCAAAGCACACGTAAAGGAGTTAATTTCCGGTGCTGATCTTTGGACGGCAGAAACCCCAGATTTATATGATTTAACAGTATCTGTGGGGAATCAAAATATCGTGGTGCGTGTTGGATTTCGCAAGGTTGAAATAAAAGATAATAACTTTATGGTAAATAATCAGGTGATTCTGTTAAATGGTGTAAATCATCATGATTTCCATCCCAAAGAAGGGCGCTGTGTCACACAGGAACAGATGGAAGCAGATATCCTTCTTATGAAACAGCATAATATCAATGCACTGCGCTGTTCCCACTATCCAGCCAATGGATTTCTATATGATTTATGCGATGAATATGGGCTCTATGTAATTGATGAAGCAGATTTAGAATGTCATGGATTTGAATGGGTAGAGAGGTATGACTGGATTACAAATGACCCGTCCTGGAAGGAGGCTTATGTGGACAGAAGCGTGCGCATGGTAAAGCGGGACAGGAATCATCCATGCATTATTATGTGGTCCATGGGAAATGAATCCAGCTTTGGCTGTAATTTCAGAAGTGCTGCCGAGGCAGTAAAAGAACTGGATGCGACTAGGCTGCTCCACTATGAGGGAGATTATGAAGCAGAAGTGACAGACGTGTATTCTACCATGTACACAAGGCTGAAAAGGCTGAAAGAGATCGGAGAATCAGATTTTAAAGGGAATAAACCCCACGTTATGTGTGAATATGGACACGCAATGGGAAATGGACCGGGCGGATTAAAGGTATATCAGGAGATGTACCGCAAATACAAACGGCTTCAAGGCGGATTTTTGTGGGAATGGTATGACCATGGAATACTTACGGAAGATGAAAAGGAGTCTTACTACCGCTATGGGGGGAATTACGGGGATTTCCCCACCAACGGGAATTTCTGCATCGATGGGCTGTTAATGCCGGATAGAACCCCGTCCCCTGCCATGCTGGAATATAAACAGGTCATTGCTCCGGTGGAAATTACAAGAATAGGTGCAGGACGGCAGATTCTTGTAAGAAATTATTATGATTTCCTGACTTTAGGCCATGTTTCTTTGCGATGGGAGATCCAGACAGAAGAACATATCATTCAGGAAGGATGCATTTCTCACATGACGGCCCTTCCTCATGAAGCGGAGAAGGTAACCATACCTTTTCTTCCATTCATGCCAGAAGCAAATACCGATTACTATCTGAATATTACGGTCTGCCAGAAAGAGGATACGAACTTTGCAAAAGCCGGGCATGAAATTTCAAAAGTACAGTTTCCGTTGGATATAAGTTGTGATGTACTGGTGGAACATCCCAAGGGAGAACCATTGAACGTATCTGAAACAGCGGATATCCTACAGGTAGGGAATGGGGCAGTTACAGTAACATTCCATAAAATATTTGGGAAACTGCTGTCTGTTTCGGCCGATGATGAGGAATATTTAAGCGAAGGTCCGGTGATGAGCGTATACCGTGCCACCATTGATAATGACATGTATAAAAAAGAGGATTGGCTGAATAAATACTTTATTCAGAAATCCAGTGAGCAGACAGAATATTTTACCTATGAAACAGGGGCGGATAAAGTGGTTGTTTCAATTGGAAAATATTTTGGATGCTTAAATCAGTCCTGGGGCTTTGAATGTGACTATGAATATACCATCTATTCCTGCGGTCAGGTTAAGGTGAACTTACAGGGCAAGGCCATTCAGAGAGGAAAACTGGAACCTTCTTTCCTGCCCAGAATTGGTGTGGTTATGAAGGGGAATCGGTCCCTGCAAAAGGCCGTATGGTATGGCCTTGGACCCGGAGAAAACTATTCAGACAGCAAAGCCGCCAGCACAATGAGGATTTATTCCAGCTCAGTGGATGAAATGGGAACCAACTATGTATTCCCCCAGGAAAATGGTCATAGGGAAGAGGTAAAATGGTTTGGAATAGGAGATGGGAATAAGAGCCTGTTATGTAAAATGGAAGCACCCTTGGGACTGAATCTGGCAAATTATACAGATGAAAGCCTGGAAGAGGCAAAGCACCCATTCCAGATACAACCGGCAGACCATGTTGAAATCCATTTGGATTATTTACAGTCCGGCCTTGGAAGCAATAGCTGCGGAGAGGAACAGATGGAAGAATTTAAAGGAAAGCTTCAGGACTTTTCTATGGCATTTGTGCTGCAGGTGGTTGATGACAGAGAAATAAAGAAGGAAGCAAAGAAACGTTATTTGGACTAG
- a CDS encoding DMT family transporter: protein MKKRLAIGGLILVTIIWGGGFVASDMALESMRPFQIMAVRFLLGTILMGLISIRSLKGITKSEVKAGGLMGLALFAGFAFQIVGLQYTTPSKNAFLTALNVVIVPFISFLILRKKIGARGIAGAVMSIAGVALLSLDRNFSLGIGDGLTLICAVGFAFQIFLTSEFVKKYRATVLNFIQMITAFFLSIISLMAFGETQFHVTGKGILSVLYLGVISTTVCYLLQTTSQKYVDETKAAIILSLESVFGTLFSIMILGEIVTPRMLAGSLIILGAVVISNLSEAGQVE from the coding sequence ATGAAAAAGAGGCTTGCTATCGGGGGGCTTATCTTAGTAACCATCATATGGGGCGGCGGCTTTGTTGCCAGCGACATGGCTCTGGAGAGTATGAGACCATTTCAGATTATGGCGGTCCGGTTTCTATTAGGAACTATTTTAATGGGGCTGATCAGCATCCGTTCCTTAAAAGGAATCACAAAATCAGAAGTAAAGGCAGGGGGGCTCATGGGACTCGCCCTCTTTGCCGGATTTGCATTTCAGATTGTGGGGCTTCAATACACCACACCCTCTAAAAATGCTTTTTTAACAGCTTTAAATGTGGTGATTGTTCCGTTTATTTCATTTCTTATCTTAAGAAAGAAGATAGGAGCAAGAGGGATTGCCGGGGCAGTGATGTCCATAGCAGGTGTGGCCCTTCTGTCATTAGACCGAAATTTTTCATTAGGTATTGGGGACGGACTGACTCTTATTTGCGCTGTTGGGTTTGCATTTCAAATATTCCTTACAAGTGAATTTGTAAAGAAATACCGAGCGACTGTATTGAACTTTATTCAGATGATAACCGCATTCTTTTTATCTATCATCAGCTTAATGGCTTTTGGAGAGACACAATTTCACGTGACTGGGAAAGGAATATTAAGCGTTCTTTATTTAGGAGTGATCAGCACAACGGTATGCTACCTGCTTCAGACCACAAGCCAGAAATATGTAGATGAAACAAAAGCGGCTATTATTCTGTCCCTGGAATCCGTATTTGGAACACTGTTTTCTATTATGATTCTTGGGGAAATTGTCACTCCCCGTATGTTGGCGGGCAGCTTGATCATCTTGGGAGCAGTTGTAATATCAAATCTTTCAGAAGCCGGACAAGTAGAATAG
- a CDS encoding carbohydrate ABC transporter permease — protein MKMSMKSKVIIYTLLTVVAVYFLAPFIYMFFTAFKTEAEAIAYPPRLFPSKWLFENFKNAWESQPFGTYLKNSIIITVMTTAGQILSCSLVAYGFARFEFKGKSLLFMILLSTMMIPWDVTMIPQYMEFNLFGWINTLKPLVVPAWFGSAYYIFLMRQFLMGVPRDFEEAARIDGANAFQIYWKIFMPILKPSLILVGVLNMITVWNDYLGPLIFLHDRSKYTLALGLATFKGVHSTRIIPMLCITIIMIIPPIIIFIFAQKYIVEGTSGSIK, from the coding sequence ATGAAAATGTCCATGAAGTCAAAAGTAATTATCTATACTCTTCTGACTGTTGTTGCAGTTTACTTTCTTGCACCTTTTATTTATATGTTTTTTACTGCCTTTAAGACGGAAGCAGAAGCCATTGCCTATCCGCCCCGGCTATTCCCTTCCAAATGGCTGTTTGAAAACTTTAAAAATGCATGGGAATCACAGCCCTTTGGTACATACTTAAAAAATTCAATTATCATTACGGTTATGACGACTGCCGGGCAGATCCTTTCCTGTTCCTTGGTGGCCTATGGCTTTGCAAGGTTTGAATTTAAAGGAAAAAGCCTGTTATTTATGATTTTGCTTTCAACTATGATGATTCCATGGGATGTTACCATGATTCCTCAATATATGGAATTTAATTTATTTGGCTGGATTAATACATTAAAACCGCTGGTTGTGCCGGCATGGTTTGGTTCTGCCTACTATATTTTCTTAATGAGGCAATTCTTAATGGGGGTTCCGAGGGACTTTGAAGAGGCAGCGCGAATTGACGGTGCCAATGCATTTCAGATTTATTGGAAGATTTTCATGCCGATCTTAAAGCCTTCCCTCATTCTGGTAGGCGTCTTAAATATGATTACGGTGTGGAATGATTATCTTGGACCATTGATTTTCCTTCACGACAGAAGTAAATATACACTTGCTTTAGGTCTTGCAACCTTTAAGGGAGTTCACAGCACACGGATTATTCCTATGCTTTGTATTACAATCATTATGATTATCCCGCCAATTATTATATTTATTTTTGCGCAAAAGTATATTGTAGAAGGGACAAGTGGTTCTATTAAATAG
- the pgmB gene encoding beta-phosphoglucomutase: protein MKYKAVIFDLDGVICHTDRYHYQAWKQVADELDVYFDEEINNRLRGISRMESLEIILENYHGNLNQEEKTFLAEKKNEIYKELLKHMSPKDLSGEVKATLDALRLKGLKLGIGSSSKNAGFILERLGLYGNFDAISDGNNITNSKPDPEVFLKAARFLSEDPKDCLVVEDAKAGLEAAKAGNMDCGAIGDGISCNIATYQLNTFSDLLRIVES from the coding sequence ATGAAATATAAAGCAGTTATTTTTGATTTGGATGGGGTGATCTGTCATACGGACAGATACCATTATCAGGCATGGAAGCAGGTCGCAGATGAACTTGACGTTTATTTTGATGAAGAAATCAATAACCGGTTGCGGGGAATTAGCCGCATGGAAAGTCTTGAGATCATTTTAGAGAATTATCACGGGAACTTAAACCAGGAAGAAAAGACGTTTCTGGCAGAAAAGAAAAATGAAATCTATAAGGAATTATTGAAGCATATGAGCCCGAAGGATCTATCCGGCGAAGTAAAGGCAACACTGGATGCCCTCCGCTTAAAAGGGCTGAAGCTTGGCATTGGCTCTTCCAGTAAGAATGCAGGATTTATCTTAGAGCGTCTTGGCCTTTATGGGAATTTTGATGCTATTTCTGACGGAAATAATATTACTAATTCCAAGCCTGACCCGGAAGTGTTTCTAAAAGCAGCCAGGTTCCTTTCAGAGGACCCGAAAGACTGCCTTGTGGTAGAAGATGCCAAAGCCGGATTAGAGGCGGCCAAAGCTGGAAATATGGACTGCGGGGCAATTGGAGATGGGATCTCCTGCAATATAGCAACCTATCAATTAAACACATTCTCCGATCTGCTGAGAATCGTAGAGTCTTGA
- a CDS encoding LacI family DNA-binding transcriptional regulator → MATIKEIAEMAGVSAATVSRVLNFDDTLNVQDETKQRVFEAAERLEYQMRDKKKYKKKLKLGMISSYSLEEELEDTFYLSVRIAIERKLEEEGFKKFPVNLGDSVESTSNLDGLICLGTFSESMVNKVKSFHKPAVFVDALGDLDLFDSVVTDLRHSVKKVLSYFLQEGHKKIAFIGGRDVDVDGKEVVDLRVPIYRSFMEERGILNEEYIKIGGYTPKHGYRLGKELLAMEDRPSAIFTANDSLAVGCYKAIQEAGLCIPEDISVIGFNDISIAKYLIPPLTTVHIYMDFMGSQAVSILAERIYSGREISMHISLPTKLMVRGSVSKWKG, encoded by the coding sequence GTGGCAACAATTAAAGAAATAGCTGAAATGGCAGGTGTTTCTGCTGCAACCGTATCTCGTGTCCTTAATTTTGATGACACGTTAAATGTACAGGACGAGACGAAACAAAGGGTGTTTGAGGCCGCAGAACGATTAGAATATCAGATGCGGGACAAGAAGAAGTATAAAAAGAAATTAAAGCTTGGCATGATATCGTCCTATTCCCTGGAAGAAGAATTAGAAGATACCTTTTATCTATCTGTACGCATTGCAATAGAGAGGAAATTAGAAGAGGAAGGGTTTAAAAAGTTTCCGGTCAATTTAGGGGATTCTGTGGAAAGCACATCGAATCTGGACGGATTGATCTGCCTTGGGACCTTTAGTGAATCCATGGTAAACAAGGTGAAATCCTTTCATAAGCCGGCTGTTTTTGTGGATGCATTGGGTGACCTTGATTTGTTTGATTCCGTGGTAACAGATTTAAGACACTCTGTAAAGAAGGTGCTCAGTTATTTTTTACAGGAAGGCCACAAAAAGATCGCATTTATTGGAGGCCGTGATGTGGATGTGGATGGGAAAGAAGTGGTGGATTTAAGAGTTCCTATTTATCGTTCTTTCATGGAAGAGAGAGGGATTTTAAATGAGGAATATATTAAAATAGGCGGCTATACCCCCAAGCATGGATATAGGCTTGGAAAGGAACTTTTGGCTATGGAAGACAGGCCAAGCGCTATCTTTACAGCAAACGATTCTTTAGCCGTTGGTTGCTATAAAGCCATACAGGAGGCAGGGCTTTGTATTCCTGAGGATATCAGTGTGATTGGATTTAATGATATTTCCATTGCTAAATATTTGATTCCTCCTCTTACGACCGTTCACATTTATATGGATTTTATGGGTTCTCAGGCAGTAAGTATACTGGCGGAACGGATATATTCCGGCCGTGAGATCAGTATGCATATTTCCTTACCAACAAAATTGATGGTTCGGGGAAGTGTCAGTAAATGGAAAGGTTAG
- a CDS encoding CDP-alcohol phosphatidyltransferase family protein, which produces MNREPQNRILTIPNMLSVLRICMIPLLVWLYYVKQDYLWTGSLLILSGLTDVVDGFIARRFQMISNLGKVLDPIADKLTQGAMLFCLVTRFPFMMAPLVLLILKEIFAAITGFLVIRNTGQVFGANWHGKAATILLYAMMILHVIWNDIPGILSDMLIAICIIMMFVSLVLYGIRNIAALKNTN; this is translated from the coding sequence ATGAATCGAGAACCCCAAAACAGGATCCTGACAATCCCCAATATGCTTTCCGTCTTGCGCATATGCATGATACCGCTTCTTGTCTGGCTATACTACGTGAAGCAGGATTATTTATGGACAGGAAGCCTTCTGATTCTGTCTGGCCTGACAGATGTTGTGGATGGTTTTATTGCAAGACGTTTTCAAATGATCAGCAATTTGGGTAAGGTATTAGACCCAATAGCTGATAAGCTGACCCAGGGGGCGATGCTCTTTTGCCTTGTCACCCGCTTCCCCTTTATGATGGCGCCGCTTGTTCTTCTGATTCTGAAAGAGATATTTGCAGCAATCACAGGCTTTTTGGTGATCCGGAATACGGGGCAGGTTTTTGGGGCCAATTGGCATGGAAAAGCAGCCACTATTCTGCTTTATGCCATGATGATCCTTCATGTGATATGGAATGACATTCCCGGGATATTATCGGATATGCTTATAGCAATTTGCATCATTATGATGTTTGTTTCTCTTGTTCTTTACGGAATCCGCAATATAGCGGCATTGAAGAATACAAACTAA
- a CDS encoding glycoside hydrolase family 65 protein codes for MIKERFSEKLKEILSSDDWLILQPEYEPEDNLKYESLFSLSNGYLGIRGSYEEGGKITLPYLYINGVFDKSETFMRELAALPNWLGIKLTIEKELIGIENCQILNFTRVLDMKQALLAKSYILRDKKGRETLVEGIRFVSRANVHRMGIKLYVTPLNYSGIIEVENIIDGTIINFYDAPRFKVKHTYMTANEALDKDGIYMEVATRDNHLHIGSGCRIEAYKNNRGILKNRMFHAFGEQGVEFGDFDAVEGETIEIIKYVSMYTERDAARYALHGLVKDEIDGFLETGFEEELAAHRAVYEEMWKSADIRIAGDFELDRAVRFNIFHLMSTGNERDATVNVGAKLLSGEEYGGHAFWDTEIFMLPFFAYIFPETARNLESYRYHLLEAARKNARKNGYKGAQYPWESADDGTEQCPDWTIEPDGSCYRCYVAVYEHHVSAAVAYGIYNYVKITRDKDFLLNQGMEILTETARFWASRCEYIAEKDRYEINQVTGPDEWHEPVNNNLYTNYLAKWNLRYVITLIDTLKKEHAKEYDRIIRKTGLTDGEIKYWEIVQDKMYLPRKEGTSLLEQFEGYFKLDDVVIEKYDENDWPIRPEALKTKKARQTQIIKQADVVMLLHLMGEEFSEDEISQNYEYYEKRTLHGSSLSPSIYSVMGLKVGDDSKAYRYLKRAAFLDLLNLQKNTREGIHAANTGGVWQTVVFGFAGVSIGEDGMLTVCPHMPKEWEGLDFSLHYLNSWLKITISRDNSVLVKVLDGETLEVKVNGQIIKASRE; via the coding sequence ATGATAAAAGAGAGATTTTCAGAGAAATTAAAAGAGATATTAAGCTCCGATGACTGGCTGATTCTTCAGCCGGAATATGAACCGGAAGATAATCTGAAATATGAAAGTTTATTCAGTTTATCCAATGGTTATCTGGGAATCAGGGGAAGTTATGAAGAAGGCGGGAAAATAACCCTCCCCTATTTATATATTAATGGTGTATTTGATAAGTCAGAAACCTTTATGAGGGAGCTTGCTGCTCTTCCCAATTGGCTTGGGATAAAGCTTACCATTGAAAAAGAGCTGATTGGAATAGAAAACTGCCAGATTCTTAATTTTACCAGAGTCCTTGATATGAAACAGGCCCTTCTTGCAAAAAGTTATATATTGCGGGATAAAAAGGGAAGAGAAACCCTGGTGGAAGGAATCCGGTTTGTGAGCCGTGCCAATGTACATCGCATGGGAATTAAACTATATGTCACACCGTTAAATTACAGCGGAATCATAGAAGTGGAAAATATCATTGACGGTACGATTATTAACTTCTATGATGCCCCTCGCTTTAAAGTAAAACATACATATATGACAGCAAATGAAGCGCTGGATAAAGACGGTATTTATATGGAAGTTGCGACCAGGGACAATCACCTTCATATAGGATCCGGATGCCGCATCGAAGCCTATAAAAATAACAGGGGAATACTGAAAAACCGAATGTTCCACGCCTTTGGGGAACAAGGGGTGGAGTTTGGTGATTTTGATGCTGTGGAAGGGGAAACCATAGAAATCATAAAATATGTATCCATGTATACAGAACGAGATGCAGCCAGATATGCACTTCATGGGTTGGTAAAAGATGAAATAGATGGGTTTTTGGAAACAGGTTTTGAAGAAGAGCTTGCAGCCCATAGGGCGGTATATGAGGAGATGTGGAAATCCGCGGATATCCGTATAGCAGGTGACTTTGAGCTGGACCGGGCAGTCCGTTTTAATATTTTCCATTTAATGAGCACGGGCAATGAGAGAGATGCAACAGTCAATGTGGGCGCAAAGCTCCTTTCCGGCGAAGAATACGGCGGCCATGCCTTTTGGGATACGGAAATTTTCATGCTTCCCTTTTTTGCATACATTTTCCCTGAAACGGCAAGAAATCTGGAATCCTACCGGTATCATCTGCTGGAAGCAGCAAGGAAAAATGCCAGGAAAAACGGCTATAAAGGAGCGCAATATCCATGGGAATCTGCAGATGACGGCACAGAGCAGTGCCCTGATTGGACCATTGAGCCGGATGGTTCCTGTTACCGCTGTTATGTAGCTGTTTATGAGCATCACGTGTCGGCAGCAGTTGCTTATGGCATTTATAATTATGTGAAAATAACCAGAGACAAAGATTTTTTACTGAATCAGGGAATGGAGATTTTAACAGAAACAGCAAGGTTTTGGGCCAGCCGGTGTGAGTATATCGCAGAAAAGGACCGCTATGAGATTAACCAGGTAACCGGTCCTGATGAATGGCATGAACCGGTAAATAACAATCTCTATACCAATTATTTAGCGAAATGGAATCTGCGCTATGTGATTACCTTAATTGATACCCTTAAGAAGGAGCACGCCAAAGAATATGATAGGATAATCCGGAAAACAGGGTTAACGGACGGAGAAATCAAATATTGGGAGATCGTTCAGGATAAGATGTACCTACCGAGAAAAGAAGGCACGAGCCTTTTAGAGCAGTTTGAAGGTTACTTTAAGCTGGATGATGTGGTAATTGAAAAATACGACGAAAATGACTGGCCTATTCGTCCGGAAGCCCTAAAGACCAAGAAGGCAAGACAGACACAGATAATTAAGCAGGCGGATGTGGTCATGCTTCTTCACTTAATGGGTGAAGAATTTTCAGAAGATGAGATAAGTCAAAATTACGAGTATTATGAGAAACGTACCCTGCATGGATCTTCTTTAAGCCCAAGCATTTACTCTGTTATGGGATTAAAGGTAGGAGACGATTCCAAGGCGTACCGGTATCTGAAAAGAGCCGCTTTCCTGGATTTGCTGAACTTACAGAAAAACACAAGGGAAGGGATTCACGCTGCCAATACCGGAGGAGTATGGCAGACCGTGGTATTTGGATTTGCCGGAGTTTCCATTGGGGAAGACGGTATGCTGACTGTTTGCCCTCACATGCCAAAGGAATGGGAGGGACTGGACTTTAGCCTCCACTACCTGAATTCCTGGTTAAAGATCACCATCAGCAGGGATAACAGCGTCTTAGTGAAGGTACTGGACGGGGAAACCCTGGAAGTGAAGGTGAATGGGCAGATCATAAAGGCATCCAGGGAATAG
- a CDS encoding MarR family winged helix-turn-helix transcriptional regulator, whose protein sequence is MNEQIKKQQGILNQQEKELTAIYRNAALKYGISDSELWVWYALLVLGGEYSQQNICDIWSLPKQTVNSVIANLTKKGYVFLETVPGTRNRKIIRLSEAGKAFGENKVLHIYEAETRAIEKMTEEELKTFIALMGKYITLLREEINME, encoded by the coding sequence ATGAATGAACAGATCAAAAAGCAACAAGGAATTTTAAACCAACAGGAAAAGGAACTTACAGCCATCTATCGCAATGCTGCTTTAAAATACGGAATTTCTGACAGTGAACTTTGGGTATGGTATGCCCTTCTGGTTTTGGGAGGTGAGTATTCCCAGCAAAACATCTGTGATATATGGTCTTTGCCGAAACAGACTGTCAACTCCGTAATTGCAAATCTAACAAAAAAAGGCTATGTATTTCTGGAAACAGTTCCTGGAACACGCAACCGGAAAATCATCCGTCTTTCCGAAGCAGGAAAAGCGTTTGGTGAAAATAAGGTACTGCATATATATGAAGCGGAAACGAGAGCCATTGAAAAGATGACGGAGGAGGAGCTTAAGACATTCATCGCATTGATGGGGAAGTACATCACCCTTTTGCGTGAAGAAATAAATATGGAGTAA